GCCGACAACAGCGCGGAAGACGATCCGGCCAAGCACCTGGCCAATGCGGTGAAGGAGTCGCTGCGCGAAGGGCTCGGGATGCTCGGGGTGGTGGAGCGCGCTGTGGACAACGATCGCTAGCGCTCGGCTTGAGTGCGCGGGCCTTGGGCGGGGGAGGGGGCGGCCGCAACACCTGACCCCACCCGCCCACCAATCGCCCGCGACCTTCCCCGCACATTTGCCGTTGATAATGGTTCGCATTTATCATCTGCGCCTTCGCGTGTCTGAACGCGTTCCGCGGCGAACGGTCGCCGCGGTCGAACCTTCCGCCTCCCGTCCCGGTCCATGTCCGTCACGTCCGCGTCCTCGCAGCTGGTGGGCTCGCTGTATGTCGAGCATCACAGCTGGTTGCAGTCCCTGTTGCGCAGGCAACTGGGCTGTGCCGTCGACGCCGCCGACCTGGCGCAGGACACCTTCGAGCGGCTGCTGACCCGCCGCGAACCCGGCACGTGGCGTGAGCCGCGCGCCTTCCTCACGACCATTGCGCGGGGCCTCGTCGTCGACCTGTATCGGCGTCGCGACCTGGAGCGCGCGCTGATCGAGGCGATGGCCGTCAGGCCCGACGCCTGGGCGATGAGCCCCGAGGACCGCAGCCTGCTGCTGGAGACCCTGCAGGCGATCGACGACATGCTCGACGGCCTGGCCCGGCCGGTGCGCGAGGCCTTCCTGCTGTCGCAGCTCGACGGGCTGACCTACCGCGAGATCGCGCAGTCCCTCGGCGTCAGCGAGCGCACGATCGCGAGCTACATGGCGACCGCGATGTCCCGCTGCGTCGAACTCGCCGCGTGAGCGACGCGGACGCACGCACCCGCGCCGTCGAGTGGTTCGTGCTGCTCGCCTCGGGCAACGCGACGCCGCAGGAGCGGCGCGAGTGGGCCGCCTGGCATGCCGCCGATCCCGCGCATCAGGTCGAATGGGAACGCGTCGAGCGCGTGCAACGGATGATGTCCGGCGTGCCTGCGGACCTCGCCTCGCCGACCTTGCGACGTCCGGCCCCGCGCCGTCGACAGCTGCTGAAATCGGCCGCGATCGCCGGCACGGCGAGCGTGCTGGGCTACGGACTCTGGCGTGAATCCGACGGACTCGGCACCTCGGCCTGGTTCGCCGACCATCGCACCGCCACCGGCGAGCAGCACCGTCTGGCGCTGGCCGACGGCAGCGTCGTCGTGATGAACACCGCCACCGCGCTGGACGTGCGATTCGATGCGCAGGCGCGGTCGCTGCGTCTGCACGAGGGCGAAATCTTCATCGAGACGGCCACGGCCCTGGGCGCCGCCGGCGCGCGCGATCCGCGTCCGCTCATCGTGGACACCGCCGTCGGTCGCGTGCGGGCGCTGGGCACGCGCTTCCTGCTTCGCTTCGAAGACCGGCGCCTCAACGTCGCCGTCGTGGACAGCGCCGTCGAGATCCGCAGCACGCGCGGCGCCGTGCGGCGACTCGACGCGGGGCAGCAGGTGGGCGTCGACGAGACGAGCATCGGTCGCACCGAGTCGATCTCGGGCGACATGACGGCCTGGACCGGCGGCAGCCTCATCGTCGACAACGCGCGCCTGGGCGATGTCGTCGCGGAGCTCGATCGATACCGGCGCGGCCGCCTCGGGTGCGATCCGCGGGTGTCGGAGCTGCGCGTGTCCGGCGCGTTCCCGGTGCTGGACGTCGACCGCGCGCTGTCCGCGCTGGAGGCGACGCTGCCGGTCCGCGTGGATCGCGCGAATGCGTACTGGGCGACCGTGCGGCCGCGCGGCGCTTAGCGCTCGGCGCGCATAGCGCACACCACTGCATCGTCGCGCTTCATGTTTTCCCGGCTCGTCCGGCAACAGGGAAGAGAACTCCGAGAACCTTCGACACCCATCGAAAGCGCTCCGCACCTTCCCTGGAAAGACCGACTCCATGACGTCCCGCTCGACCCCTCGTCCGCTCAACGCCAGTGCCCGCTTTGCCCGCCGTTCCACGCCCGTCGGGCTGGCGGTGTCCATGCTGCTGTGCGCGGGTGTCGCGATGCCCTTGGCCGCGAATGCGCAGGCATCGACGACCGCCGCGAACGCCGCGGCCGGCGAGCGCGAGTACCGCATCGAGCCCGGCGCGCTGTCCACGACGCTGGGCCGCTTCGCCGCCGCCAGCGGCGTGACGCTGGCCTTCGATCCCGCCCTGACGAAGGACATCGCCTCGCGCGGCCTGCAAGGTCGTCATACGGTGAGCGCCGGGTTCGCCGCGCTGCTGAATGGCACCGGGCTGCAGGCCGTGCCGAACGCGCAAGGCGTCTACACGCTGCGCAAGGATGCGGTCGTGACCTCGGACGCCGCCACCGCAGAAATGGCGGCGGGCGCTTCGATCGCGCCGGAAGCCGACATCACGCTGCCGCAGGTCCGCGTCGTCGCGCGCGCCGCGCCCGCTCCTGAAGAAGCCGACCGCCGCTACCAGCCCACGCCCGACGCGTCGACGCTGCGCACGACCGACTCGATGCTGGACATCCCGCAGGTCGTCAACGTCGTCTCCGCGCAGGTGATCCGCGACCAGCGTCCGCGCTACCTGGACGACGCCCTCTACAACGTCAGCGGCATCACGCAGGGCAACACGCTCGCGAGCACGCAGGACACCATCATGAAGCGCGGCTTCGGCGGCAATCGCGACGGCTCGGTGATGCACAACGGCATGCCGCTGGTGCAGGGCCGCGGCATGAACGCCGCCGCCGAAAGCGTCGAGGTGCTCAAGGGCCCGTCCTCGCTGCTGTACGGGATCATGGATCCGGGCGGCGTGATCAACGTCGTCTCCAAGAAGCCGCGCCTGAACGCGCGCACCAGCGTGTCCATCGTGGGTTCCGGCTACGCGGGCGGCCGCACCGGCATCGGCGAGACGCTCGACACCACCGGCCCCATCGGCAACGTCGACCCCGCCGACAAGACGGGCCTGGCCTACCGCCTCGTCGTCGACCAGGTCAACGAGGACTACTGGCGCAACTTCGGCACCCATCGCGAGACGCTGATCGCGCCGTCGGTGGCCTGGTACGGGCGCGACACGCAGGCCGTGCTCTGGTACGAGTACCGCAACTACCTGACGCCGTTCGACCGCGGCACCGTGTTCGACCCGGCGACCAAGCAGGCGCTGCCCATTCCGAAGACGCGTCGTCTGGATGAGCCGTTCAACCAGATGGACGGCGAGACGCACCTGGCGCAGCTGTCGGTGGACCACAAGCTAGTCGGCAGCTGGGCGGCGCACGTGAACGCGAGCTACAACCGCGAGACCTACGACGCGAACCAGCTGCGCGTGAACGGCGTCAACACGAAGACCGGCACGCTCACGCGCAACAACGACGGCACGCAGGGCGCGCTCAGCACCGACAGCTACGGCACGGCCTATGTCGACGGCAAGTTCGCGACCGGCGGCATCACGCATGAGGTGCAGGTCGGCGCGGACGCCGAGTACCGGCTCATCTACCGCCGCGACCTGCTGCGCCAGGCGACCAAGACGGTCTTCAGCTACCTGAACCCCGTCTACGGCACCGAGCAGCCGTCGCAGACCATCTCCGCCAGCGACAGCGACCAGACCGACAAGCTGCACAACCAGTCCGTGTTCATGCAGGACGCGCTGCGCCTGGGCGAGCGCTGGACCGTCGTCGGCGGTCTGCGTTATCAGCACTGGACGCAGGAAGCCGGCCGCGGCCCGCCGTTCAAGGCCAACACCAGCACGAGCGGCGACAAGTGGCTGCCGCGCGTCGGCCTCATCTACAACGTGACCGATTCGGTCTCGCTGTACAGCAATTACTCGACCTCGCTGAAGCCGCAATCGACGATCGCGCCGCTGTCGTCGGGCGTCGTCATCGACTCGTCGGTGAATCCGGAAGAGGGCAAGTCCTGGGAAGCCGGCGTGAAGCTGGACCTGCCGGGCCGCGTCACCAGCACGCTGGCCGTCTACGAGATCAAGAAGCGCAACGTGTTGGTCTCGCAGTTCAACGACGCCACCAAGCTCACCGACTGGCGCACCAACGGCGCGGCGCGCTCGCGCGGCATCGAGTTCGACATCGCGGGCGAGTTCGCGAAGAACTGGCAAGGCATCGCCTCGCTGGCCTACACCGACGCGAAGACGACCGAGGACCCGCAGTTCGCCGGCCTGTGGCTGTGGAACGTGGCGCGCGCGACGGGCTCGCTGTCGGTGGTGCACGACTTCGGCCAGATCGGCCCCGGCACGCTGCGCATCGGCGGCGGCGCGCGCTACATCGGCCGTCGCCCCGGCGATTCCGCCAACAGCTTCGTGCTGCCGGCCTACAGCGTCGCCGACACCTTCGCGACCTATGAGACCAAGGCCGGCGGCCGTCCGCTGAAGCTGCAGCTCAATGTGAAGAACCTGTTCGACCGCACCTACTACTCGTCGAGCGTCAACACCTACTTCGTGTCCGTCGGCGATGCGCGTCAGGTGCTGCTGTCGGCGTCGATGGAGTTCTGAGATGAGCGCACGTCGGACATTCCTGCGAGGCGCCAGCGCCGCGATCGGCGCGATGCTCGCGGCCATCGGCCTTGGCGCGGCATCGACCGCGTTCGCGGCTGGCGAGCGCGTCGTGCTCGTCGTCCAGAAGAGCGGCCCGCACCGCGCCGTCGACGACGCCGTCGCGAAGCGCCTCGGCGAGCGCGGCTTCGTCGTTCAGCTCGAGGACCAGAAGGCGTCGCCGGATGTGGCCGCGAACGCGGCGCTGGTGGTGATCTCGTCCACCGTGTCCAGCAAGGACGTCGACACGGGCTGGCGGCAGGTGCGCGTCCCGCTGCTGACCTGGGAGAACGACTTCCTCGACGACCTCGCGATGACGGGCAAGAAGCACGACGTCGACTTCGGCGCGGAGACGAAGGAGCGCTACCTGTGGATCGTCAACGCGCCGCATCCGATGGCGGGCGGGTTGCCGGCGGGCCTGGCGAACGTCTACGTGAAGCAGGCCGGCATGGGCTGGGGCCGGCCGGGTCCGGGCGCGACGACGATCGCCACCATCTACGGCGAGCCGGGCAAGGCGGCGCTCTTCGGCTACGAGAAGGGCGCGACGATGCACTACGAGTCCCTCGCGCCGGCGCGACGCGTCATGGTGTTCCTCGACAATGACACCTTCACCAATCTCTCGGCGAGCGGGCTCGCGCTGTTCGATGCCGCCGTCGACTGGGCGGCAGGACGGTAACCCAAGGAAGGCGATGACCGCGCGCAAGTTCTGGACCCAGCTGCATTGGCTGCTAGGCATCACGGCGGGCTCGATCCTGCTGTTCATCGGACTCACGGGCGTGACGCTCGCGTTCCGCCAGGAGATCACCGAGGCGATCAACCCGGGTGTGCTGCGGATCGACGCACCGTCGTATCGCCCCGCAACGCCGGACGCGCTGCTGCGAGGGTTTGCCGCTGCGGAGCCGGAACGGCGCGTGGCGACGCTCACCCTGTACGCGGAACCCGGACGGACGCCGAAGGCGATCCTGGAACCCGCGCCCGGAGAGCGCCGCGGCGACGTGATCTATCTGAACCCTGTCACCGGCACGCCGCTGCCGGACGTGAAGGGCGCGGAGTTCTTCGAAGTCGCGGAGTCCTTGCACCGGTGGCTGCTGCTGCCGCGCGAGCCGGGGCGCGTCGTGACCGGCGTGCTGGCGATCGGGCTGTTGGTGCTCGCGCTGTCCGGCCTCTATCTGCGCTGGCCGCGGGACTGGAAGAGCGTCTCGGAGTGGTGGCGCATCGACCGCAAGACGCGCGGTCGCGCCTTGCTCCGGCGGCTGCACCTGGTCGTCGGTACGGCGTGTCTCGTGGCCTATGTGCCGGTGACGCTGACGGGCATCTTCTGGGCCTTCGACGGCGTGCGCGATCCGGTGAGCGCGTGGCTCGGCGAGCCGCGGCCGCCGCGCGCCCCTGCTAAGCCGATGGCCGAGAAGAACGCCGAGAAGAACACCGAGAAGGCGACCGATGCGAAGGTCGAGAAGGCGGTCGACAAGCCTGTCGCGATCGATACGGCCTGGCAGGCTTTCGAGCGCGCCGCAGTGCCGGGCGGTTGGAGCGAGGTCATCGTGCGCGTCCCGACGGGCGCGAAGGCGCCCATCCTCTTCACGTGGCTCGACACCTCGCCTGCGCATGAACGCGCGCGCAATCGCACGACGATCAAGGCGCAGAGCGGCGAGGTCGTCAAGGACGAGCGCTACGGCGCGAAGGCGGCCGGCGGTCGCGCGCTGGCGGCGATCTATCCGCTGCACATGGGCACGCTGTTCGGGCTGCCCGGACGCATCGCGATGTTCATCGCGGCGCTGATGCTGCCGGCGTTCGCGATCACCGGCTGGTGGCTGTACCTCGGCCGCAAGCGGCTCGAACGCGAGGCGGCGGCGAAGCGGCTCCGCAAGGCGCAGTCAGCCGGCCTTGCGCAGGCCCCCGGCGGCGCGCAGGCTTGACTCGATCGCGGCGACCGCCGCGCGCAGGTCGGGCGAACGCCTGAGATCGCGGTGGTAGACGAGGTACAGCGGCTGTGACGGCCCCGCCGTCTCCGTCTCGATCCGCACCAGGTCCTTGTGCCGGGGGTCGGCTTCGAGCAGCGCTGCCAGGCCCATGCCTTGTTGCGTCGCCTCGACGATCGCCTCGATCGCGCTCGACGTGAACGCATAGCGCCGGGCGCCGAGCGAGGCCATCCAGCGCTCATGCGGCAGGTGCTTCCACTGCGCGCCGAGCCCGATGAACAGGTGGTCCGCGGCCGTCTCGCGATGCAGCCGGCGATCGGGCAGCCGCCGCCGCGCGTAGTCGGCGGAGGCGAAGAGCGCGAAGCGGAAGGTGCCCAGCGATTTCTCGACCAGCACGTTCGATGTGGACCGAACGAGCCTCACGGCGATGTCCGCCTCCCGTTTGGCGACGTCCGCCATCCGGTTCTCCCCGACCAGCTCGATGTCCAGGTGAGGGCGGTCGCGCAGGAGCGCGATCAACGGGCCCGACAACGGTGCCGCCATGCCGTTGGGCACGGAGATCCGCAGCGTGCGGATCACGGGAGACGCATCGCGTCCGAGCGCCTGCAGCTCATGCGCGAAGCCCTCCACGACCTGGATCAGGCGCAGCGCCTCGGCGGTGAGCGTCGTGCCGACCTGGGACCGGAGCACGAGCGTCGTGCCCAGCGCCGCTTCGAGCGCGGCGATGCGTCGACCGGTCGTCGACGTCGACAGGTTCAGTTGGCGGCCGGCCTGGAGCAGGCTGCCGCCGCGATGAACGGCGAGGAGGACGCGAAGATCGTCCCAGGAGAGGTTGTCCATGGATGGAAATCAGTTTAGCGCTGGTGCCCGTTCCCGGACAGCCGTCCGCTCCCTAGGATCGCGGCATGAAGATCCTCATCCTGGGTGCCGGACGCATCGGCAGCACGCTCGCTTTCCATTTCTCGCAGGCCCGTCATGAGGTGACCGTGGTCGCTCGCGGCCAGCGGCTGGCCGCATTGCAGCGCGACCGCGCGGTGTTGACGGTCGACGGGCGCTCGGCGCCGGTCACCGCCGTCGCCTCGCTGGATCCCGATCTGGCGGTGGACCTCGTCATCGTGACGGTGCCGGAGTACCAGTTCGCGCCGCTGCTGCCCGCGCTGGCGGCGAGCGCCGCCCGCACCATCCTGCTGATGTTCAACAGCTTCGTGGATACGGCGGTCTATCGGGCGGCGCTGGGCGGCGATCGCGTGGCGCTCGGCTTCCCGAACATGCTCGCCTTCCTTGAAGACCAACGGATCCGGTTCAACGTGGATAGCCCCGGGATGATCGTCACGGTCTCGCGGCCGGACCTCAAGACCTTGTTTGCCGAGGCCGGCTTGCGCAGCAAGATCGAGCCCGACATGCCCGCCTTCCTGCGTAGTCACGTGGCGATGGTGGTGCCACTGTTCGTGGCGGGCCTGTGGACCTGCGAGCGGCCGTCCGCGCTGACCTGGGCGGAGGCGCGCCGGCTCGTGGACGCCTTGATCGAAGGCTTCGCGCTGGTCCGGCGTCTCGGGCACCCGCTGCGGCCCGGTGTCGTGGCTGCCCTCGGCGGCCTGCCCCGAGGGCTGGCGGTCGCGGTCATGTGGGCGTTCAGCCGCTCATCCAGCGTGCGCGAGGTCGGGAAGTTCGGTCCCGAGGAAACACGCTGGCTGATCGATCGAATGACCGAGGCGGCGGGCGGGCACGCGCCGCATCTGCGCGACATCCGGCCCTGAGCGTTGGAGGAGCGGCGCGGCCGCCTGTCCGGCTGCCATTCGCACGACTTCGGCGCCAGTCGCCCACGCGAGCCCCTTCACGCCAATCCCTCCGTCTTCGACATGGATCACCACATTGTGCGAGGGCCTGTCCCCGCCTAGAGTCGCCCGACAGCGAGGGTTGCCGCCGCACCGTCCGGGCGCCGCGTCACCGCTCGTAGACCGGATCCTGTGACAAGGAGGCAAGCCATGACCGAACTGAATGTCAACAACCGCCAGCTGCGCGCGGACGTCGAGGGCGACACGCCGCTGCTGTGGGTGCTGCGCGAGGAGCTGCAGCTCACCGGCACGAAGTACGGCTGCGGCGTCGCGCAATGCGGCGCTTGCACGGTGCACATGGACGGCGTGGCGCTGCGCTCGTGCGTGATGCCGGCCAGCGCGGTGCCGGCCACCGCCAGGATCGTGACGATCGAGGGTCTGGGGCAGACGCGGTTCAAGGTCGTGCAGGAGGCGTGGGCCGAGCTGGACGTCGCGCAATGCGGCTACTGTCAGCCCGGGATGATCATGGCCGCCGCCGCCCTGATCGCCCAGACGCCCGATCCCAGTGATGACGACATCCGCTCGGGCATCACCAACATCTGCCGCTGCGGGACCTATCCGCGCGTGCTGGCCGCGACCAAGCTGGCCGCCCAGCGCCTGCGCGGCGCGGGAGCGCAACGATGAGCGCCGTGACGATGGACGTCGCACGACGTCATTTCCTGAAGGCGACCGGCCTCGCGGCGGGCGGCCTTGCCCTCGAGTTCACGCTGCCCGTGGCGGGCGCCATGGCGCAAGCCCAGGCGCCGGGCGCTGCGCCAGCGGGTGCGGCGCCGACCGGCGAGGTGACGGCCTGGCTGCTGATCCATCCCGATGAGTCCGTCGTCATCCGGATCGCGCGGGCGGAGATGGGGCAGGGCACCTTGACCGGGCTCGCGCAACTGGTCGCCGAAGAACTCGAGTGCGACTGGGCCAAGGTCCGCTTCGAGCTGGTGAAGCCCGGCGCCAACCGGGCGCGTGCCCGCGTGTGGCGCGACATGGGCACCGGCGGCTCGCGCGGCATCCGCGGTTCGCAGGACTACGTGCGCAAGGCCGGCGCGGCCGCGCGCTCGATGCTGGTCAGCGCGGCCGCCCAGCAATGGGCCGTGCCTGTCGCCGAATGCAGCGTGGACAGCGGCACCATCCGTCACGCGACCTCCAGGCGCCAGACCACCTTCGGCGCCGTTGCCGCAGCCGCCAACAAGCTGCCGATTCCCGAGGACGTCGTCCTCAAGGACCCGTCGCAATGGCGCATCGCCGGCAAGCCGCTGAAGCGGCTCGATACCGCGGACAAGCTCAACGGCTCGCTGGTCTACGGCATGGATCTCAGCATGCCGGGGATGATCGTCGCGCTGCCCAAGGCCTGTCCGGTCC
This genomic stretch from Mitsuaria sp. 7 harbors:
- a CDS encoding sigma-70 family RNA polymerase sigma factor, producing MSVTSASSQLVGSLYVEHHSWLQSLLRRQLGCAVDAADLAQDTFERLLTRREPGTWREPRAFLTTIARGLVVDLYRRRDLERALIEAMAVRPDAWAMSPEDRSLLLETLQAIDDMLDGLARPVREAFLLSQLDGLTYREIAQSLGVSERTIASYMATAMSRCVELAA
- a CDS encoding FecR domain-containing protein, producing the protein MSDADARTRAVEWFVLLASGNATPQERREWAAWHAADPAHQVEWERVERVQRMMSGVPADLASPTLRRPAPRRRQLLKSAAIAGTASVLGYGLWRESDGLGTSAWFADHRTATGEQHRLALADGSVVVMNTATALDVRFDAQARSLRLHEGEIFIETATALGAAGARDPRPLIVDTAVGRVRALGTRFLLRFEDRRLNVAVVDSAVEIRSTRGAVRRLDAGQQVGVDETSIGRTESISGDMTAWTGGSLIVDNARLGDVVAELDRYRRGRLGCDPRVSELRVSGAFPVLDVDRALSALEATLPVRVDRANAYWATVRPRGA
- a CDS encoding TonB-dependent receptor, which gives rise to MTSRSTPRPLNASARFARRSTPVGLAVSMLLCAGVAMPLAANAQASTTAANAAAGEREYRIEPGALSTTLGRFAAASGVTLAFDPALTKDIASRGLQGRHTVSAGFAALLNGTGLQAVPNAQGVYTLRKDAVVTSDAATAEMAAGASIAPEADITLPQVRVVARAAPAPEEADRRYQPTPDASTLRTTDSMLDIPQVVNVVSAQVIRDQRPRYLDDALYNVSGITQGNTLASTQDTIMKRGFGGNRDGSVMHNGMPLVQGRGMNAAAESVEVLKGPSSLLYGIMDPGGVINVVSKKPRLNARTSVSIVGSGYAGGRTGIGETLDTTGPIGNVDPADKTGLAYRLVVDQVNEDYWRNFGTHRETLIAPSVAWYGRDTQAVLWYEYRNYLTPFDRGTVFDPATKQALPIPKTRRLDEPFNQMDGETHLAQLSVDHKLVGSWAAHVNASYNRETYDANQLRVNGVNTKTGTLTRNNDGTQGALSTDSYGTAYVDGKFATGGITHEVQVGADAEYRLIYRRDLLRQATKTVFSYLNPVYGTEQPSQTISASDSDQTDKLHNQSVFMQDALRLGERWTVVGGLRYQHWTQEAGRGPPFKANTSTSGDKWLPRVGLIYNVTDSVSLYSNYSTSLKPQSTIAPLSSGVVIDSSVNPEEGKSWEAGVKLDLPGRVTSTLAVYEIKKRNVLVSQFNDATKLTDWRTNGAARSRGIEFDIAGEFAKNWQGIASLAYTDAKTTEDPQFAGLWLWNVARATGSLSVVHDFGQIGPGTLRIGGGARYIGRRPGDSANSFVLPAYSVADTFATYETKAGGRPLKLQLNVKNLFDRTYYSSSVNTYFVSVGDARQVLLSASMEF
- a CDS encoding PepSY domain-containing protein; protein product: MTARKFWTQLHWLLGITAGSILLFIGLTGVTLAFRQEITEAINPGVLRIDAPSYRPATPDALLRGFAAAEPERRVATLTLYAEPGRTPKAILEPAPGERRGDVIYLNPVTGTPLPDVKGAEFFEVAESLHRWLLLPREPGRVVTGVLAIGLLVLALSGLYLRWPRDWKSVSEWWRIDRKTRGRALLRRLHLVVGTACLVAYVPVTLTGIFWAFDGVRDPVSAWLGEPRPPRAPAKPMAEKNAEKNTEKATDAKVEKAVDKPVAIDTAWQAFERAAVPGGWSEVIVRVPTGAKAPILFTWLDTSPAHERARNRTTIKAQSGEVVKDERYGAKAAGGRALAAIYPLHMGTLFGLPGRIAMFIAALMLPAFAITGWWLYLGRKRLEREAAAKRLRKAQSAGLAQAPGGAQA
- a CDS encoding LysR family transcriptional regulator, with protein sequence MDNLSWDDLRVLLAVHRGGSLLQAGRQLNLSTSTTGRRIAALEAALGTTLVLRSQVGTTLTAEALRLIQVVEGFAHELQALGRDASPVIRTLRISVPNGMAAPLSGPLIALLRDRPHLDIELVGENRMADVAKREADIAVRLVRSTSNVLVEKSLGTFRFALFASADYARRRLPDRRLHRETAADHLFIGLGAQWKHLPHERWMASLGARRYAFTSSAIEAIVEATQQGMGLAALLEADPRHKDLVRIETETAGPSQPLYLVYHRDLRRSPDLRAAVAAIESSLRAAGGLRKAG
- a CDS encoding ketopantoate reductase family protein; the encoded protein is MKILILGAGRIGSTLAFHFSQARHEVTVVARGQRLAALQRDRAVLTVDGRSAPVTAVASLDPDLAVDLVIVTVPEYQFAPLLPALAASAARTILLMFNSFVDTAVYRAALGGDRVALGFPNMLAFLEDQRIRFNVDSPGMIVTVSRPDLKTLFAEAGLRSKIEPDMPAFLRSHVAMVVPLFVAGLWTCERPSALTWAEARRLVDALIEGFALVRRLGHPLRPGVVAALGGLPRGLAVAVMWAFSRSSSVREVGKFGPEETRWLIDRMTEAAGGHAPHLRDIRP
- a CDS encoding (2Fe-2S)-binding protein, with product MTELNVNNRQLRADVEGDTPLLWVLREELQLTGTKYGCGVAQCGACTVHMDGVALRSCVMPASAVPATARIVTIEGLGQTRFKVVQEAWAELDVAQCGYCQPGMIMAAAALIAQTPDPSDDDIRSGITNICRCGTYPRVLAATKLAAQRLRGAGAQR